One Melospiza melodia melodia isolate bMelMel2 chromosome 1, bMelMel2.pri, whole genome shotgun sequence genomic window carries:
- the SNAI2 gene encoding zinc finger protein SNAI2 — MPRSFLVKKHFNSSKKPNYSELDTHTVIISPYLYESYPVPIIPQPEILSSVAYNPITVWTTTGLLPSPLPNDLSPLSGYPSSLGRVSPPPPSDTSSKDHSGSESPISDEEERIQSKLSDPHAIEAEKFQCSLCNKTYSTFSGLAKHKQLHCDAQSRKSFSCKYCDKEYVSLGALKMHIRTHTLPCVCKICGKAFSRPWLLQGHIRTHTGEKPFSCPHCNRAFADRSNLRAHLQTHSDVKKYQCKNCSKTFSRMSLLHKHEESGCCVAH; from the exons ATGCCACGCTCCTTCCTGGTCAAGAAGCATTTCAATTCATCCAAGAAGCCGAACTACAGCGAGCTGGACACTCACACAG TGATTATATCCCCATACCTGTACGAAAGCTACCCAGTCCCTATCATCCCACAGCCAGAGATCCTGAGCTCAGTAGCTTACAACCCCATCACTGTGTGGACTACAACCGGGCTGCTACCGTCTCCACTACCCAATGACCTCTCTCCGCTCTCTGGATACCCCTCATCTTTGGGAAGAGTCAGCCCACCTCCACCTTCTGACACCTCCTCCAAAGATCACAGCGGCTCAGAAAGCCCCATCAGCGATGAAGAGGAGAGAATCCAGTCAAAGCTTTCAGACCCTCATGCAATCGAAGCTGAAAAGTTCCAGTGCAGTTTGTGCAACAAGACCTATTCGACTTTCTCTGGGTTGGCCAAACAcaagcagctgcactgtgatgccCAGTCTAGGAAATCCTTCAGCTGCAAGTACTGTGACAAGGAGTATGTCAGCCTGGGAGCGCTTAAGATGCACATCAGGACCCACACGCTACCTTGTGTCTGCAAGATCTGCGGCAAGGCTTTCTCTAGACCCTGGCTACTTCAAGGACACATTAGAACTCACACTG GAGAGAAGCCATTTTCCTGTCCTCACTGCAACAGGGCTTTTGCAGACAGATCCAATCTGAGGGCTCATCTGCAGACCCACTCAGATGTGAAGAAATACCAGTGCAAAAATTGCTCCAAAACTTTCTCCAGAATGTCTCTTCTGCACAAGCATGAGGAATCTGGCTGCTGTGTAGCACACTGA